Proteins encoded by one window of Streptomyces uncialis:
- a CDS encoding DUF5925 domain-containing protein, with amino-acid sequence MQVALNDEDSTSDVVDALFLGRFANGEQPFSHRTAIERVRAGATLLPPGATVVRATRDDNRGNTLAVGDGWTLLVSRWRQGADVTVTATSAELAERVLEQATEGASDEPEPQPETVTMGFWYVSPRRGPHRTTRQISADTWAGARANYTAPVAEAMDGLMKLTADDIAGRLLLLHGPPGTGKTSALRTLARSWRDWCQVDCVLDPERLFSDVGYLMDIAIGEDEGSGNGRWRLLLLEDCDELIRGGAKHTAGQALSRLLNLTDGLLGQGRNVLVGVTTNEDLERLHPAVVRPGRCLARIEVGPLTRPEAVDWLGTEEGVGREGATLAELFALRRGSSPAAVPGARDGADAGLYL; translated from the coding sequence ATGCAGGTCGCCCTGAACGACGAGGACAGCACGTCCGACGTGGTGGACGCGCTGTTCCTGGGGCGGTTCGCGAACGGTGAGCAGCCGTTCTCGCACCGGACGGCCATCGAGCGGGTCCGGGCCGGGGCCACCCTGCTGCCGCCCGGCGCGACCGTGGTGCGGGCCACCCGCGACGACAACCGCGGCAACACCCTCGCGGTGGGCGACGGCTGGACCCTGCTGGTGTCCCGCTGGCGGCAGGGCGCGGACGTCACGGTCACCGCGACCAGCGCCGAGCTGGCGGAACGGGTGCTGGAGCAGGCGACGGAAGGCGCGTCCGACGAGCCGGAGCCGCAGCCGGAGACGGTCACGATGGGCTTCTGGTACGTGTCGCCGCGGCGCGGTCCGCACCGCACCACCCGGCAGATCTCCGCCGACACCTGGGCCGGGGCGCGCGCCAACTACACCGCGCCCGTCGCGGAGGCGATGGACGGGCTGATGAAGCTGACCGCGGACGACATCGCGGGGCGGCTGCTGCTGCTCCACGGCCCGCCGGGCACCGGCAAGACCTCCGCGCTGCGCACCCTGGCCCGTTCGTGGCGGGACTGGTGCCAGGTGGACTGCGTGCTCGATCCGGAGCGGCTGTTCTCCGATGTCGGCTATCTGATGGACATCGCGATCGGTGAGGACGAGGGCTCCGGGAACGGCCGCTGGCGGCTGCTACTCCTGGAGGACTGCGACGAGCTGATCCGGGGCGGCGCGAAGCACACGGCGGGGCAGGCCCTGTCCCGGCTGCTGAACCTGACGGACGGTCTGCTCGGCCAGGGCCGCAACGTCCTCGTCGGGGTCACCACCAACGAGGACCTGGAGCGGCTGCACCCGGCCGTCGTACGGCCCGGACGCTGCCTGGCCCGGATCGAGGTCGGTCCGCTGACCCGCCCGGAGGCCGTCGACTGGCTCGGTACGGAGGAGGGCGTGGGACGCGAGGGGGCGACGCTGGCGGAGCTGTTCGCGCTGCGGCGGGGCAGTTCCCCGGCGGCGGTACCGGGAGCCCGGGACGGCGCGGACGCGGGACTGTATCTGTAG